In a single window of the Thunnus thynnus chromosome 9, fThuThy2.1, whole genome shotgun sequence genome:
- the hmgxb3 gene encoding HMG domain-containing protein 3 isoform X1 has translation MGRKRYLHVSKTSTMIGPSLFIPAFDWSRTIATNRHVFFFTIRRQTKLLYRHLCVANSRSFRAVCSASGRRRSWEIMEKVKVYEVVKVTDEVESCYNQMEVTPPKKRKSKAHEDNVEKPKKPRSAYLLYYFDVHQMMQQEVPNLPQSEINKRISESWKRLSVAEKSYYLEKAKSEKEGIDTSSVSPSRDLPGFRKILPRASYFLLAKGCSSNHQPGFCQPEVSMESLDPPPEGGLPSASLTQEPQFQPLGLAGEVELSEQLIVVDDIAEETAATSHPTTLQGIPPSSSSSISSKALASTDARVSQNSADLTANRVTLKGNETRVAGSGYGGAMVQQIQGETTQVVAIIPTQNLLETKSLAGVSSVGPVMMVSVGGSAERSATPSYKMSVKTYTRRGRGRCLNPGCSFVYVTRHKPPTCPECGSHLGGKWIPAAKKTQEKEAASKQLPEKAETKSKESCQATSPCAQEGCADVSKTNTTGSKKDGQVQRCGKKQRAVPAVKPPEGSSIKSQEQTEQLKDSLKSATVQSQSRSSTAVQKRPVRPILPAYCSTGRAVFQIITVPPDKGKFPTANNNKSSSVPRESFSGLKPSTLKQLGQAVTTTAKQDSPVAAEGNQPVASLTDRRVNIVSVVPFKQHTVSNFDLGLSTARGRGRCKNPFCDYMYKNRHKPAVCPKCGCELTQRNAKGTKSGTLLDPYQALSAAQKDLQRQSTLQLLRRSLLIPESETELQETLTLIQELNSLQIVLVQPGDQEQEDGTEAETLVESGWPQFYESAATHCSLCNYPLFKGDQSTVAGQEDCWLLTETLIQTASLQLKVCLNVQCLALHSFTDLHPGLFNIGNKLLVSIDLFLKIRANLKLGHPPSQVAKTLLDHVPNHPVHALSPEESSQIQELLLSGYWAFECLTVRDYNDMICGICGVAPKLEISQRYTNNVLELKNVEFTWPEFSISDEVHVDDFWLTMESEAIEQAAFPTDIPITRVDASIIAPFIPPLMRSPTVINTEKDKVLSHTQQPSGDPSVLVRLIHDGQLRLDKIEDHSEDELRTILDRCRASITPGSTKNELLASLISLYTLVHGGLATAPQPPQHLTAGKLSKVCPHKVVCGSKYLVRGETARDHVDLLLSSRYWPPVYVNDCARQVALCADMQYPELAAQMWGRNQGCFSDPFEKPVFVSCAELEDQPYSADQSLVGENQQVHPITKSSSCWLVYPPGAAQAHEPSAPEHHSLALCRDLEPYISLVAELEKEKEEKEDEEGVEQEKQIDKAEEDSTENPEDCSSVSHMRRQPVVFNNTAYYYLYNRLVDFLSSRDIVNQQINQVVKACQPGEVVIRDALYRLGVAQINTEREEDEGSGMEGQKQEEGAETTYEVVLPE, from the exons ATGGGACGCAAGCGTTACCTTCACGTGTCAAAAACGTCTACCATGATTGGCCCGTCCTTGTTTATTCCGGCATTTGATTGGTCTAGGACCATAGCAACAAACCgccatgtatttttttttacaattcgACGACAAACGAAGCTactttacagacatttatgCGTCGCGAATTCCAG GTCTTTCAGAGCAGTTTGTAGCGCCTCGGGCCGTCGTAG ATCCTGGGAAATCATGGAGAAAGTGAAGGTGTATGAGGTAGTGAAAGTGACTGACGAGGTGGAGAGCTGCTACAACCAAATGGAAGTGACTCCTccaaaaaagaggaaaagcaaAGCTCATGAAGATAATGTGGAGAAACCAAAGAAGCCCAG GTCTGCCTACCTGTTATACTACTTTGATGTCCATCAGATGATGCAACAGGAAGTCCCTAATCTGCCACAGTCAGAGATCAACAAGCGTATCAGTGAGAGCTGGAAAAGGCTCAGCGTAGCTGAGAAAAGCTACTATCTGGAGAAGGCCAAGTCGGAGAAAGAGGGCATAGATACA TCCTCAGTCAGTCCCTCCAGAGACTTGCCAGGCTTCCGCAAAATCCTCCCCAGAGCCAGCTACTTCCTCTTGGCCAAAGGCTGTTCCTCAAATCACCAGCCAGGATTCTGTCAGCCAGAGGTCAGCATGGAGTCTCTTGATCCTCCACCGGAGGGAGGCTtgccctctgcctctctcaccCAAGAACCCCAGTTCCAACCTCTTGGTTTGGCTGGCGAGGTAGAACTTTCTGAGCAGcttattgttgttgatgataTAGCAGAGGAAACGGCTGCAACGTCTCATCCGACGACCCTCCAAGGAATCccaccttcttcttcctcctccatctcctccaaaGCCCTAGCCTCCACAGATGCCCGAGTCTCACAGAACTCCGCTGACCTTACGGCAAACAGGGTCACACTGAAAGGAAATGAGACAAGAGTTGCTGGTAGCGGTTATGGCGGGGCGATGGTGCAGCAAATACAGGGGGAAACTACACAGGTGGTTGCCATTATACCCACCCAG AACCTTCTGGAGACCAAGTCTTTGGCGGGTGTCAGCTCTGTGGGCCCAGTAATGATGGTTTCTGTAGGAGGCAGTGCAGAACGAAGTGCTACTCCTTCATATAAAATG TCTGTGAAGACATACACCAGGAGAGGTCGAGGGAGGTGTCTAAATCCTGGCTGTTCATTTGTGTATGTCACCCGCCATAAGCCACCGACATGTCCTGAATGTGGGAGCCACCTCGGTGGCAAATGGATACCTGCT gcaaagaaaacacaagagaaagagGCGGCATCCAAGCAATTGCCAGAGAAAGCTGAAACCAAGTCTAAGGAAAGCTGCCAAGCTACATCACCCTGTGCTCAGGAGGGGTGTGCCGATGTCAGTAAAACAAACACCACTGGGAGTAAAAAAGACGGGCAAGTTCAACGGTGCGGCAAAAAGCAGCGTGCAGTTCCAGCTGTTAAGCCACCAGAGGGCAGCAGCATCAAGTCACAGGAACAAACAGA GCAACTGAAAGACAGTCTGAAAAGTGCGACAGTCCAGAGTCAAAGCAGAAGCAGCACAGCTGTGCAGAAGAGACCTGTAAGACCCATCCTCCCCGCCTATTGTAGCACAG GCCGTGCTGTGTTCCAGATCATAACTGTCCCACCTGACAAAGGAAAATTTCCGACAGCGAACAACAATAAATCCTCCTCTG TGCCTCGAGAGAGTTTCTCAGGTCTCAAACCCAGCACTTTAAAACAGCTTGGTCAGGCAGTCACAACCACAGCCaagcag gatTCTCCGGTCGCAGCAGAAGGAAATCAGCCTGTTGCTTCACTCACTGATAGGAGAGTGAATATCGTGTCGGTTGTGCCATTTAAGCAGCACACAGTTTCTAACTTT GATTTGGGACTGTCTACAGCACGAGGCAGGGGTCGGTGTAAGAACCCATTCTGTGACTATATgtataaaaacagacacaaacctgCAGTGTGCCCTAAATGTGGCTGTGAGCTGACGCAGAGAAACGCCAAAGGAACAAAG TCTGGGACTCTGCTCGATCCATACCAGGCTCTGAGTGCTGCTCAGAAAGACCTCCAGCGGCAATCTACCCTGCAGCTGCTGCGCCGTTCCCTGCTGATTCCTGAGAGCGAGACTGAGCTCCAGGAGACGCTGACCCTCATCCAGGAGCTCAACAGTCTTCAGATCGTCCTGGTTCAACCAGGTGACCAGGAGCAGGAAGACGGCACCGAAGCAGAGACGCTGGTCGAGTCCGGGTGGCCTCAGTTCTATGAATCAGCAGCTACTCACTGTAGCCTGTGTAACTACCCTCTTTTCAAAGGAGATCAGAG CACTGTTGCAGGACAGGAGGACTGCTGGTTGCTGACTGAGACACTGATCCAGACAGCTTCTCTCCAGCTCAAGGTGTGTCTCAACGTTCAGTGTCTGGCCCTGCACAGCTTCACTGACTTGCATCCAG GTTTGTTCAACATTGGGAACAAACTGCTGGTCAGTATTGACCTGTTCCTGAAGATCAGGGCCAACCTCAAACTGGGCCACCCACCCTCTCAGGTTGCTAAGACCCTGCTGGACCATGTCCCCAATCACCCTG TCCATGCTCTGAGTCCAGAGGAGTCATCTCAAATTCAAGAGCTTCTCCTGAGTGGCTACTGGGCCTTTGAGTGTCTTACAGTGCGAGATTACAATGATATGATCTGCGGCATTTGTGGCGTTGCTCCCAAGCTGGAGATCTCACAGCGATATACAAACAATGTGCTGGAGCTCAAGAATGTGGAG TTTACCTGGCCTGAGTTTTCAATCTCAGATGAGGTGCACGTGGATGACTTCTGGCTGACCATGGAAAGTGAGGCAATCGAGCAGGCAGCTTTCCCCACAGACATCCCCATCACGCGGGTGGATGCTTCCATTATTGCTCCTTTCATTCCCCCGCTGATGAGGAGCCCCACTGTCATAAACACAGAGAAGGACAAGGTCCTGTCACATACACAGCAGCCCTCAG GAGATCCATCAGTTTTGGTACGTCTTATTCATGACGGTCAGCTGAGACTCGACAAGATTGAAGATCACAGTGAGGACGAGCTGAGAACAATACTTGATCGCTGCAGGGCGAGCATCACCCCAGGCTCCACTAAG AATGAGCTGCTGGCCTCTCTGATCTCCTTGTATACGCTTGTTCATGGCGGTCTTGCCACAGCCCCTCAGCCCCCTCAACACCTCACTGCTGGCAAGCTGTCCAAGGTCTGCCCCCACAAG GTGGTGTGTGGCTCTAAGTACTTGGTGAGAGGAGAGACGGCTCGAGACCATGTGGATCTGCTACTGTCCTCTCGCTACTGGCCCCCAGTCTATGTTAATGACTGCGCTCGTCAGGTGGCACTGTGTGCTGACATGCAGTACCCAGAGCTCGCAGCCCAGATGTGGGGCAGGAACCAAGGCTGTTTTTCTGATCCCTTTGAAAAGCCAGTG TTTGTGTCATGCGCTGAGCTGGAAGACCAGCCGTACAGCGCTGACCAGTCGTTGGTGGGGGAGAACCAGCAGGTCCACCCCATCACCAAATCCTCTTCCTGCTGGCTGGTGTATCCTCCTGGAGCAGCTCAGGCCCATGAACCTTCTGCTCCAGAGCATCACTCCTTGGCCCTCTGCAGAGACCTGGAGCCCTACATCAGCCTGGTGGCTGAgctggagaaagagaaggaagagaaggaggatgaggaagggGTAGAACAGGAGAAGCAGATAGATAAAGCTGAGGAAGACTCCACAGAGAATCCAGAGGACTGTTCCTCAGTGAGCCATATGCGGCGGCAACCTGTGGTTTTCAACAACACAGCCTATTACTACCTTTACAACCGTCTGGTGGATTTTCTCTCCAGCAGGGACATTGTGAACCAGCAGATAAACCAAGTGGTGAAGGCCTGTCAACCTGGAGAGGTAGTGATCAGGGACGCTCTGTACCGGCTGGGAGTGGCCCAGATCAACACcgagagagaggaagatgaaggaagTGGGATGGAGGGACAGAAACAAGAGGAGGGGGCAGAGACTACATATGAGGTTGTTCTGcctgaataa
- the hmgxb3 gene encoding HMG domain-containing protein 3 isoform X2, whose amino-acid sequence MGRKRYLHVSKTSTMIGPSLFIPAFDWSRTIATNRHVFFFTIRRQTKLLYRHLCVANSRSWEIMEKVKVYEVVKVTDEVESCYNQMEVTPPKKRKSKAHEDNVEKPKKPRSAYLLYYFDVHQMMQQEVPNLPQSEINKRISESWKRLSVAEKSYYLEKAKSEKEGIDTSSVSPSRDLPGFRKILPRASYFLLAKGCSSNHQPGFCQPEVSMESLDPPPEGGLPSASLTQEPQFQPLGLAGEVELSEQLIVVDDIAEETAATSHPTTLQGIPPSSSSSISSKALASTDARVSQNSADLTANRVTLKGNETRVAGSGYGGAMVQQIQGETTQVVAIIPTQNLLETKSLAGVSSVGPVMMVSVGGSAERSATPSYKMSVKTYTRRGRGRCLNPGCSFVYVTRHKPPTCPECGSHLGGKWIPAAKKTQEKEAASKQLPEKAETKSKESCQATSPCAQEGCADVSKTNTTGSKKDGQVQRCGKKQRAVPAVKPPEGSSIKSQEQTEQLKDSLKSATVQSQSRSSTAVQKRPVRPILPAYCSTGRAVFQIITVPPDKGKFPTANNNKSSSVPRESFSGLKPSTLKQLGQAVTTTAKQDSPVAAEGNQPVASLTDRRVNIVSVVPFKQHTVSNFDLGLSTARGRGRCKNPFCDYMYKNRHKPAVCPKCGCELTQRNAKGTKSGTLLDPYQALSAAQKDLQRQSTLQLLRRSLLIPESETELQETLTLIQELNSLQIVLVQPGDQEQEDGTEAETLVESGWPQFYESAATHCSLCNYPLFKGDQSTVAGQEDCWLLTETLIQTASLQLKVCLNVQCLALHSFTDLHPGLFNIGNKLLVSIDLFLKIRANLKLGHPPSQVAKTLLDHVPNHPVHALSPEESSQIQELLLSGYWAFECLTVRDYNDMICGICGVAPKLEISQRYTNNVLELKNVEFTWPEFSISDEVHVDDFWLTMESEAIEQAAFPTDIPITRVDASIIAPFIPPLMRSPTVINTEKDKVLSHTQQPSGDPSVLVRLIHDGQLRLDKIEDHSEDELRTILDRCRASITPGSTKNELLASLISLYTLVHGGLATAPQPPQHLTAGKLSKVCPHKVVCGSKYLVRGETARDHVDLLLSSRYWPPVYVNDCARQVALCADMQYPELAAQMWGRNQGCFSDPFEKPVFVSCAELEDQPYSADQSLVGENQQVHPITKSSSCWLVYPPGAAQAHEPSAPEHHSLALCRDLEPYISLVAELEKEKEEKEDEEGVEQEKQIDKAEEDSTENPEDCSSVSHMRRQPVVFNNTAYYYLYNRLVDFLSSRDIVNQQINQVVKACQPGEVVIRDALYRLGVAQINTEREEDEGSGMEGQKQEEGAETTYEVVLPE is encoded by the exons ATGGGACGCAAGCGTTACCTTCACGTGTCAAAAACGTCTACCATGATTGGCCCGTCCTTGTTTATTCCGGCATTTGATTGGTCTAGGACCATAGCAACAAACCgccatgtatttttttttacaattcgACGACAAACGAAGCTactttacagacatttatgCGTCGCGAATTCCAG ATCCTGGGAAATCATGGAGAAAGTGAAGGTGTATGAGGTAGTGAAAGTGACTGACGAGGTGGAGAGCTGCTACAACCAAATGGAAGTGACTCCTccaaaaaagaggaaaagcaaAGCTCATGAAGATAATGTGGAGAAACCAAAGAAGCCCAG GTCTGCCTACCTGTTATACTACTTTGATGTCCATCAGATGATGCAACAGGAAGTCCCTAATCTGCCACAGTCAGAGATCAACAAGCGTATCAGTGAGAGCTGGAAAAGGCTCAGCGTAGCTGAGAAAAGCTACTATCTGGAGAAGGCCAAGTCGGAGAAAGAGGGCATAGATACA TCCTCAGTCAGTCCCTCCAGAGACTTGCCAGGCTTCCGCAAAATCCTCCCCAGAGCCAGCTACTTCCTCTTGGCCAAAGGCTGTTCCTCAAATCACCAGCCAGGATTCTGTCAGCCAGAGGTCAGCATGGAGTCTCTTGATCCTCCACCGGAGGGAGGCTtgccctctgcctctctcaccCAAGAACCCCAGTTCCAACCTCTTGGTTTGGCTGGCGAGGTAGAACTTTCTGAGCAGcttattgttgttgatgataTAGCAGAGGAAACGGCTGCAACGTCTCATCCGACGACCCTCCAAGGAATCccaccttcttcttcctcctccatctcctccaaaGCCCTAGCCTCCACAGATGCCCGAGTCTCACAGAACTCCGCTGACCTTACGGCAAACAGGGTCACACTGAAAGGAAATGAGACAAGAGTTGCTGGTAGCGGTTATGGCGGGGCGATGGTGCAGCAAATACAGGGGGAAACTACACAGGTGGTTGCCATTATACCCACCCAG AACCTTCTGGAGACCAAGTCTTTGGCGGGTGTCAGCTCTGTGGGCCCAGTAATGATGGTTTCTGTAGGAGGCAGTGCAGAACGAAGTGCTACTCCTTCATATAAAATG TCTGTGAAGACATACACCAGGAGAGGTCGAGGGAGGTGTCTAAATCCTGGCTGTTCATTTGTGTATGTCACCCGCCATAAGCCACCGACATGTCCTGAATGTGGGAGCCACCTCGGTGGCAAATGGATACCTGCT gcaaagaaaacacaagagaaagagGCGGCATCCAAGCAATTGCCAGAGAAAGCTGAAACCAAGTCTAAGGAAAGCTGCCAAGCTACATCACCCTGTGCTCAGGAGGGGTGTGCCGATGTCAGTAAAACAAACACCACTGGGAGTAAAAAAGACGGGCAAGTTCAACGGTGCGGCAAAAAGCAGCGTGCAGTTCCAGCTGTTAAGCCACCAGAGGGCAGCAGCATCAAGTCACAGGAACAAACAGA GCAACTGAAAGACAGTCTGAAAAGTGCGACAGTCCAGAGTCAAAGCAGAAGCAGCACAGCTGTGCAGAAGAGACCTGTAAGACCCATCCTCCCCGCCTATTGTAGCACAG GCCGTGCTGTGTTCCAGATCATAACTGTCCCACCTGACAAAGGAAAATTTCCGACAGCGAACAACAATAAATCCTCCTCTG TGCCTCGAGAGAGTTTCTCAGGTCTCAAACCCAGCACTTTAAAACAGCTTGGTCAGGCAGTCACAACCACAGCCaagcag gatTCTCCGGTCGCAGCAGAAGGAAATCAGCCTGTTGCTTCACTCACTGATAGGAGAGTGAATATCGTGTCGGTTGTGCCATTTAAGCAGCACACAGTTTCTAACTTT GATTTGGGACTGTCTACAGCACGAGGCAGGGGTCGGTGTAAGAACCCATTCTGTGACTATATgtataaaaacagacacaaacctgCAGTGTGCCCTAAATGTGGCTGTGAGCTGACGCAGAGAAACGCCAAAGGAACAAAG TCTGGGACTCTGCTCGATCCATACCAGGCTCTGAGTGCTGCTCAGAAAGACCTCCAGCGGCAATCTACCCTGCAGCTGCTGCGCCGTTCCCTGCTGATTCCTGAGAGCGAGACTGAGCTCCAGGAGACGCTGACCCTCATCCAGGAGCTCAACAGTCTTCAGATCGTCCTGGTTCAACCAGGTGACCAGGAGCAGGAAGACGGCACCGAAGCAGAGACGCTGGTCGAGTCCGGGTGGCCTCAGTTCTATGAATCAGCAGCTACTCACTGTAGCCTGTGTAACTACCCTCTTTTCAAAGGAGATCAGAG CACTGTTGCAGGACAGGAGGACTGCTGGTTGCTGACTGAGACACTGATCCAGACAGCTTCTCTCCAGCTCAAGGTGTGTCTCAACGTTCAGTGTCTGGCCCTGCACAGCTTCACTGACTTGCATCCAG GTTTGTTCAACATTGGGAACAAACTGCTGGTCAGTATTGACCTGTTCCTGAAGATCAGGGCCAACCTCAAACTGGGCCACCCACCCTCTCAGGTTGCTAAGACCCTGCTGGACCATGTCCCCAATCACCCTG TCCATGCTCTGAGTCCAGAGGAGTCATCTCAAATTCAAGAGCTTCTCCTGAGTGGCTACTGGGCCTTTGAGTGTCTTACAGTGCGAGATTACAATGATATGATCTGCGGCATTTGTGGCGTTGCTCCCAAGCTGGAGATCTCACAGCGATATACAAACAATGTGCTGGAGCTCAAGAATGTGGAG TTTACCTGGCCTGAGTTTTCAATCTCAGATGAGGTGCACGTGGATGACTTCTGGCTGACCATGGAAAGTGAGGCAATCGAGCAGGCAGCTTTCCCCACAGACATCCCCATCACGCGGGTGGATGCTTCCATTATTGCTCCTTTCATTCCCCCGCTGATGAGGAGCCCCACTGTCATAAACACAGAGAAGGACAAGGTCCTGTCACATACACAGCAGCCCTCAG GAGATCCATCAGTTTTGGTACGTCTTATTCATGACGGTCAGCTGAGACTCGACAAGATTGAAGATCACAGTGAGGACGAGCTGAGAACAATACTTGATCGCTGCAGGGCGAGCATCACCCCAGGCTCCACTAAG AATGAGCTGCTGGCCTCTCTGATCTCCTTGTATACGCTTGTTCATGGCGGTCTTGCCACAGCCCCTCAGCCCCCTCAACACCTCACTGCTGGCAAGCTGTCCAAGGTCTGCCCCCACAAG GTGGTGTGTGGCTCTAAGTACTTGGTGAGAGGAGAGACGGCTCGAGACCATGTGGATCTGCTACTGTCCTCTCGCTACTGGCCCCCAGTCTATGTTAATGACTGCGCTCGTCAGGTGGCACTGTGTGCTGACATGCAGTACCCAGAGCTCGCAGCCCAGATGTGGGGCAGGAACCAAGGCTGTTTTTCTGATCCCTTTGAAAAGCCAGTG TTTGTGTCATGCGCTGAGCTGGAAGACCAGCCGTACAGCGCTGACCAGTCGTTGGTGGGGGAGAACCAGCAGGTCCACCCCATCACCAAATCCTCTTCCTGCTGGCTGGTGTATCCTCCTGGAGCAGCTCAGGCCCATGAACCTTCTGCTCCAGAGCATCACTCCTTGGCCCTCTGCAGAGACCTGGAGCCCTACATCAGCCTGGTGGCTGAgctggagaaagagaaggaagagaaggaggatgaggaagggGTAGAACAGGAGAAGCAGATAGATAAAGCTGAGGAAGACTCCACAGAGAATCCAGAGGACTGTTCCTCAGTGAGCCATATGCGGCGGCAACCTGTGGTTTTCAACAACACAGCCTATTACTACCTTTACAACCGTCTGGTGGATTTTCTCTCCAGCAGGGACATTGTGAACCAGCAGATAAACCAAGTGGTGAAGGCCTGTCAACCTGGAGAGGTAGTGATCAGGGACGCTCTGTACCGGCTGGGAGTGGCCCAGATCAACACcgagagagaggaagatgaaggaagTGGGATGGAGGGACAGAAACAAGAGGAGGGGGCAGAGACTACATATGAGGTTGTTCTGcctgaataa